One stretch of Arachis duranensis cultivar V14167 chromosome 1, aradu.V14167.gnm2.J7QH, whole genome shotgun sequence DNA includes these proteins:
- the LOC107479379 gene encoding mediator of RNA polymerase II transcription subunit 13: MWTNVFKIGGLHQLSWFQFLPNDPDPCFLPDKSNKVDQKDAAMLAVISSHLQLQKEGFLSAWTNSFVGPWDPSQGLHNPDEKIKLWLFIPGRHSSVIETAQSAVSGLRVVASGLWLAPGDVEEVAAALSQALRNCIERALNGLYYMRFGEVFSKFHHFQSEELFRKGQPTVEFVFAATEEAIFVHVIVSSKHIRMLSSGDLEKVLKHSMEAKYRLPVIVSPHGIRGSLVGSSPSDLVKQSYFSSSSKFRASSGIIGLPNHVSQGVGCQLRGQNCYVEVSLGFPRLGTDKALQSNKNSVRNLSKLHVAESPAAGRSDHKGSPDHLSDCEKTFLYPAEAVLVPVLQTSLARSSLRRFWLQNWMGPSLPGSSSFIHCAANVDSIEDPWAEINGSRMQNSYDSSSNSNSSSISSISASSSDSDYKTTGPNELEADADSLTCRQSVVSSGDQLESDGPKLGSKRSRAGVTESLSTATNVPMQDAYMSDFGSMEVNNSAITGVGNEPIGSYWDWGDDDRGVEMDIQALLSEFGDFGDFFENDVLPFGEPPGTAESQALMFSAPDCGDVNSSPVGVMDVSDQMLLPVGFPSFESFDPPPPAAMEECLSKSQDNLNNSMLSGPVNQTQLSYTREFDHIMKTEAMMTFAPEFGAVETPSSELSTTLFKSPYFPKSRKADSSNSSTNSYLYGAAPPSSPCIEGSEGKNGMVINSKTCSGTHDATMNLHSKNYYTYIESRKDINDKKTVTCKNDSIVKSDGMVSPPFSNIGPNAVAKSGLKMNEGTLESEHLLLSAKTLLATDVMCVMFQASMCRLRHTLLSSSNIMPLGFGRPTGVAFFNQLPGDPSTTTENISGKYEVKKKENIPVRIAGDIEGGMLDGHFNAPVGVWRTVGVSKPMKPSSSPNMEVGPSYSHNSFSDEGLLSYSQRKPLQELLDGIALLVQQAISFVDLALDVDCGDGPYGLLALQEQWRRGFCCGPSMIHAGCGGTLASSHSLDIAGVELVDPLSADVHASTVISLLQSDMKTALKSVFPHLEGPLSVTDWCKGRNQSVDTGCILDGVSAESGISECRDSSEPMSPSQSSIGGSSSIKVSNMIDGAKVEENSQRRSGQDMCSSESEQQPCPRLKPTIIALPFPSLLVGYQDDWLKTSANCLQHWEKAPLEPYGLPKPLTYHVVCPDIDPLTSAAADFFQQLGTVYETCKLGTHSPQGLGNQMEIESGKLSSCGFVLLDCPQSMKIESSNASLVGSISDYFLSLSNGWDLTSYLKSLSKALRALKLGSCFSSNPSEGSNSSCMVIYVVCPFPDPSAVLQTVIESSVAIGSVIQQSDRERRSVLHSQVSKALNVSATVDETSASNILVLSGFSIPKLVLQIVTVDAIFRVTSPSVSELVSLKETAFTVYSKARRISRGVSSDFSQSAFSSRSHSVLTQMPSPISGMWKDCVGPRMTGHSIPREGDIDASLRTGTWDNSWQPTRTGGLSCDPSRSGGHFLQDETRYMFEPLFILAEPGSVEHGVSAVGSPNSDSSKTMADDGSGNYMQNTTGSADSASSIDGSGSDQKTLPSLHCCYGWTEDWRWLVCIWTDSRGELLDSNIFPFGGISGRQDTKGLQCLFVQVLQQGCLILQSCDTGLAKPRDFVIARIGGFFELEYLEWQKAIYSVVGSEMKKWPMQLRKSMSDGLSATSNGSLQQPEMSMIPERALPSSPSPLYSPHAKPTGFMKGSLGQPAARKQLMAGHMVDNSRGLLHWAQSISFVSVSMDHTLQLVLPADSSPGYIEGFTPVKSLGSASSAYILIPSPSMRFLPPTTLQLPTCLTAESPPLAHLLHSKGSALPLSTGFVVSKAVPSMRKDYRSNLKEEWPSVLSVSLIDYYGGTNIPQEKILRGINKQGGRIPSWEAKDFEIETHLVLESLAAELHALSWMTVSPTYLERRTALPFHCDMVLRLRRLLHFADKELSKQSEKS, from the exons ATGTGGACCAATGTCTTCAAAATC GGAGGTCTGCATCAACTATCATGGTTTCAGTTCCTCCCTAATGATCCTGATCCGTGCTTTCTACCTGATAAAAG CAATAAAGTGGACCAGAAGGATGCTGCAATGTTAGCGGTGATTTCATCGCATCTTCAATTGCAGAAGGAAGGATTTCTCAGCGCATGGACTAATTCTTTTGTTGGACCTTGGGATCCATCTCAGGGTTTGCATAATCCTG ATGAAAAGATTAAGCTTTGGCTTTTTATTCCGGGGCGTCACTCTTCAGTTATTGAGACTGCTCAGTCAGCAGTATCTGGATTGAGAG TTGTTGCTTCTGGGCTCTGGTTAGCTCCTGGGGATGTAGAAGAGGTTGCTGCTGCTCTCTCTCAGGCTTTGAGGAATTGTATAGAAAG GGCACTTAATGGGCTTTATTACATGAGATTTGGAGAAGTATTTTCAAAGTTTCATCATTTTCAAAGTGAAGAGCTATTTAG GAAAGGACAACCTACAGTTGAGTTCGTCTTTGCTGCAACTGAGGAGGCAATCTTTGTACATGTCATAGTTTCCTCAAA GCATATCCGAATGCTTTCCTCTGGTGATCTGGAAAAAGTATTGAAGCATTCTATGGAGGCGAAATATAGACTACCAG TGATCGTTTCTCCTCATGGAATAAGAGGCAGCCTGGTTGGTAGTTCTCCAAGTGATCTTGTCAAGCAAAGTTATTTCAG cAGTTCCTCCAAGTTTAGGGCATCAAGTGGAATTATAGGTCTTCCAAATCATGTTTCCCAGGGTGTTGGTTGCCAGCTTAGGGGCCAGAATTGTTATGTTGAAGTAAGTCTTGGGTTCCCTCGCTTGGGAACTGACAAGGCGTTGCAGTCAAACAAGAATAGTGTCAGGAATTTATCCAAACTTCATGTTGCTGAATCTCCTGCTGCTGGGCGGAGTGATCATAAGGGTTCACCAGATCATTTGTCTGATTGTGAGAAAACATTTCTCTATCCTGCTGAGGCAGTTCTTGTGCCAGTTTTACAAACGTCCTTAGCAAGGTCATCTTTGAGAAG ATTTTGGCTGCAGAATTGGATGGGACCATCCCTACCTGGTTCCTCGTCCTTTATTCACTG TGCTGCTAATGTGGATTCTATAGAAGATCCTTGGGCTGAAATCAATGGATCCCGCATGCAAAATAGTTATGACAGTAGTAGCAATAGCAATAGTAGCAGTATTAGTAGCATAAGTGCCAGCTCTAGCGATAGTGATTACAAAACTACAGGACCAAATGAACTGGAGGCGGATGCTGATTCTTTAACATGTAGACAGTCTGTGGTATCTTCTGGCGATCAGTTGGAAAGTGATGGCCCTAAGTTG GGTTCTAAGCGATCTCGAGCGGGGGTGACAGAATCATTAAGTACAGCTACAAATGTCCCTATGCAAGATGCTTACATGTCAGATTTTGGTTCCATGGAAGTTAACAATTCAGCCATCACAGGAGTAGGAAATGAGCCAATTGGGTCTTATTGGGACTGGGGTGATGATGATAGAGGAGTGGAAATGGATATTCAAGCCCTTCTTTCTGAGTTTGGTGATTTTGGTGACTTCTTTGAAAATGATGTTTTGCCTTTTGGAGAG CCCCCAGGAACTGCAGAATCTCAGGCACTTATGTTTTCTGCCCCGGATTGTGGAGATGTCAACAGCAGTCCTGTTGGAGTCATGGATGTTTCAGATCAAATGCTTTTGCCTGTTGGATTTCCTTCCTTTGAGAGTTTTGACCCACCTCCTCCAGCAGCCATGGAGGAATGCCTCAGCAAAAGTCAAGATAATTTGAACAATTCCATGTTATCGGGTCCAGTCAATCAAACACAATTGTCGTATACAAGGGAGTTTGATCATATAATGAAAACTGAAGCGATGATGACATTTGCTCCTGAATTTGGAGCTGTTGAGACTCCTTCGAGTGAGTTGTCCACAACATTATTCAAAAGCCCATATTTTCCAAAATCACGAAAAGCAGATAGTTCAAATTCTAGTACAAACAGTTACTTATATGGTGCAGCCCCGCCCTCTTCTCCCTGCATTGAAGGATCAGAAGGGAAGAATGGAATGGTTATCAATAGCAAAACATGTTCTGGAACACATGATGCAACTATGAATCTCCACTCAAAGAATTACTATACTTATATAGAGTCCAGGAAAGACATCAATGATAAAAAAACAGTTACATGTAAGAATGACAGCATTGTTAAATCTGACGGCATGGTATCACCTCCATTCTCAAACATAGGTCCTAATGCTGTAGCCAAGTCTGGCTTGAAGATGAATGAAGGAACACTTGAATCAGAACATTTGCTTCTATCCGCCAAAACTCTGTTGGCAACTGATGTTATGTGTGTTATGTTTCAAGCTTCGATGTGCAGGCTACGACACACGCTCTTATCTTCCAGCAACATCATGCCTCTTGGTTTCGGTAGGCCAACTGGGGTTGCATTTTTTAATCAGCTTCCTGGTGACCCGAGTACCACCACAGAAAACATATCGGGCAAGTATgaggtgaagaagaaagaaaacataCCTGTTAGAATTGCAGGTGATATTGAAGGAGGAATGCTTGATGGGCACTTCAATGCACCTGTTGGTGTCTGGCGCACTGTAGGAGTTTCGAAACCCATGAAACCTTCAAGTTCACCAAACATGGAAGTTGGTCCTTCTTATTCTCATAATTCATTCAGTGATGAAGGTCTCCTTTCTTACAGTCAACGGAAACCACTTCAGGAACTTCTTGATGGGATTGCATTGCTTGTCCAACAAGctatttcctttgttgatttGGCCTTGGATGTGGATTGTGGTGATGGTCCTTATGGTTTGCTCGCACTGCAAGAACAGTGGAGGCGTGGATTTTGTTGTGGTCCTTCAATGATCCATGCTGGCTGTGGGGGAACACTTGCTTCTTCCCATTCTCTTGACATTGCTGGTGTGGAGTTAGTGGATCCACTTTCTGCTGAT GTTCATGCATCTACTGTGATCAGTTTACTGCAGTCTGACATGAAAACAGCTTTGAAATCTGTATTTCCGCATTTGGAAGGGCCACTTTCTGTGACTGATTGGTGCAAAGGACGCAATCAATCAGTTGACACTGGATGTATACTTGATGGGGTTTCTGCTGAGTCTGGCATTAGTGAATGTAGGGATTCCTCAGAACCAATGAGTCCATCCCAGTCATCTATTGGTGGATCATCCAGTATTAAGG TTTCCAACATGATTGATGGTGCTAAGGTGGAGGAGAATTCTCAAAGGAGATCTGGCCAAGATATGTGCAGTTCAGAGTCAGAGCAGCAGCCTTGTCCACGGCTAAAGCCTACCATCATTGCTCTTCCATTTCCTTCATTACTTGTAGG GTATCAAGACGATTGGCTGAAGACGTCAGCAAACTGCCTGCAGCACTGGGAAAAGGCTCCTCTCGAACCCTATGGTCTTCCAAAACCT CTTACCTATCATGTTGTATGTCCTGACATTGATCCACTTACCTCTGCTGCTGCTGATTTTTTCCAACAACTAGGAACAG TGTATGAGACATGCAAGCTAGGTACTCATTCACCTCAAGGCTTGGGGAATCAGATGGAGATAGAGTCGGGGAAGTTGTCATCTTGCGGTTTTGTTTTACTAGATTGCCCCCAATCTATGAAGATTGAGAGCAGCAATGCATCTCTTGTTGGTTCAATAAGTGAttactttttatctttatctaatGGTTGGGACCTGACAAGCTatctcaaatctctttcaaaggCACTTAGAGCTTTGAAACTTGGTTCTTGCTTCTCCTCAAACCCCAGTGAAGGAAGTAACAGTTCATGTATG GTAATCTATGTGGTGTGCCCTTTTCCTGATCCTTCTGCAGTCTTGCAAACTGTAATTGAATCTTCTGTTGCCATCGGTTCAGTTATCCAACAATCAGACAGAGAGAGAAGATCAGTGTTGCATAGTCAAGTTTCGAAGGCATTAAATGTCTCGGCAACTGTTGATGAAACTTCGGCTTCTAACATTCTTGTGCTTTCTGGATTTAGTATTCCCAAATTGGTCTTACAGATAGTTACAGTTGATGCTATCTTCAGAGTCACAAGTCCATCAGTTAGTGAGCTTGTCAGTTTGAAAGAGACCGCTTTTACTGTATACAGCAAGGCTCGTCGAATTTCAAGGGGAGTTTCTAGTGATTTTTCTCAATCAGCATTTTCGAGTAGATCTCACTCTGTCTTAACTCAAATGCCTTCTCCTATCTCTGGCATGTGGAAAGACTGTGTTGGTCCTCGAATGACAGGACATTCTATCCCAAGAGAGGGTGACATTGATGCTAGCTTGAGGACTGGTACATGGGATAATTCTTGGCAACCAACTAGGACTGGGGGGTTGAGCTGTGACCCAAGTAGATCTGGAGGCCATTTTCTTCAAGATGAGACTCGTTATATGTTTGAACCCCTTTTTATTCTTGCAGAACCAGGTTCTGTGGAACATGGTGTTTCTGCTGTTGGTAGCCCCAATTCAGATTCTTCAAAAACAATGGCAGATGATGGTAGTGGCAATTATATGCAAAATACTACAGGAAGTGCAGATTCTGCTTCAAGCATTGATGGATCTGGATCTGATCaaaagacccttcctagcctaCATTGTTGCTATGGATGGACAGAAGACTGGCGTTGGCTTGTATGCATATGGACAGATTCAAGGGGAGAATTGCTTGACAGCAACATTTTCCCCTTCGGTGGGATTAGTGGTAGGCAAGACACCAAGGGTTTGCAGTGCCTGTTTGTTCAAGTTCTTCAGCAAGGTTGTCTGATACTTCAATCTTGTGATACTGGCCTTGCAAAGCCTCGAGATTTTGTCATAGCTCGCATTGGAGGTTTCTTTGAGCTTGAGTACCTAG AGTGGCAGAAAGCGATTTATTCAGTTGTTGGATCTGAGATGAAGAAATGGCCCATGCAACTGCGGAAATCTATGTCTGATGGGTTGTCTGCAACTAGTAATGGTTCTTTGCAACAACCAGAGATGAGTATGATCCCAGAAAGAGCTCTTCCATCCTCACCTAGCCCTTTGTATAGCCCTCATGCCAAACCCACTGGTTTTATGAAAGGCAGTTTAGGGCAACCTGCAGCAAGAAAGCAGCTTATGGCTGGACATATGGTTGACAATTCTAGGGGTTTGCTTCATTGGGCACAGAGCATCAGTTTTGTATCTGTTTCTATGGACCATACATTACAACTTGTTCTCCCTGCTGATTCATCTCCTG